The genomic region CTTGAGGGAAATAGCTTGGCCTCGGGAACGTTTAGAAGCGCTTTTTCTGCCATTAGGTGATAAGCATATTCGATAGGACCAATATCTTTGGGATCTACCGATGAGCGAAATTTAATCAGCCAATCTTCTCCATTAATGGGGATCAAAATTTTGGGCCGTGCTCCAGCTGATGAACCATTCATTGCGAGTAAGTCATCTACAAAACGGTCATCATCATTTTCTTCAAACTGACGCGCTTCTTCAGCGATTGCATCAAGGTCTGCATGGTTTAAAAATAGCGCCCCTTCAATCTCAGGTTCATAGATTAAGGCTCCCATCCCCCGCTGTCCGACATAACTTAGTCGATCCAAAGGAGAAAGAGTCTCAGGATGAATCCCCAAGGTCATTAGCTTACGATCAAGAAGGAGGCGCCCCCACCCATCGGGAAGGGAGTCATTAAAAACTCCAAAAAGCCCCTCAAAGAGGAAGTCCTCTGTTTGTTGAACCCCTCTTTTAAGAGGAAGCTTAAAGGGAGAAATCTCTAGCTTTGTTTCGATAAACTCGGGAGCATACTCAAAAAGAATTTTCCTTTGCTTAAGGGCAAGCGTTCCAAGAGGGATTTTTTTCTCCCCTTGCATAAAGTAAACATAGAGCTTGTTGACTGTCATCGCCGTCCCCTTTTTCTTTCTTTCTCTTCAAGAAGCGTCTCAAGAGATGTGTCAGCTATTTTTTGCCCAAAGAGATCCTTAAAGGGTTCTAGGGCATCTAGGACAAGGGCGATTTTCAGCAGCGACTGCAGTGAAATTTTTCCCGTTTTCTCAAATTTCTTAATCACTGAAAGACTGACCTTCGAACGCTCCGAAAGGGTCTTCTGCGAGAGGTTGAGCGCCAGCCTTTTTCCCCGAGCCCTCTTGGCAAGGTGACCTGACATCTCGCCCGGAGTAATTAAGAAAAGAGTCATTATAGTATCCCTTATTGCTATTTTTTCCTCTTAAGAGCCATTATAACAGCTGTTAAAAGGTCTGTCAAGCAGAAAAAACAATAGACATAAAAAAGTTTAAATTTTATATAAAAATCACCTTTAATTTTATTAATACAAAAAAAACAATGAATCAACATAAAATATAAACGAAATTAATTATTTAAATTGGTGAAATTATGTCTATATATCCAACTTCTAAATCTTCTAGCTATCAGAGCAACAAAAAAGATGCACAATACCCCTCAGATGAAAATACTAAAAATATTATCCAGGCTACGGAAAGATTTTTTAAACAAGAGCTACCTGATATAAAAAAGGATACAAAAGACTGGGTCATGGAAAAACTACTTCCCGCAATGACCCAAGCAGAAAAGGCTAAAAAAGCCGTTTCTGATAAGGAGGTGAATCTATTTTTACAAAGCCTATCAAAAGAAATTCCTTGTATGATTAAGGAACTTGAAACAATCAGTTTTTCAAGAGGGCATGAACTAGACAATTATACTTATCCCTCTGTGGAGAAATTTCAACCCATTGCTTCCTGGCTCAAGGCTCTTGGTAAAAAATATGATTTATATAAAGGACAAAAGGGGTTTATCTCTAAGCTACAAAAGGTCTTTCAACCTTTTATAGATACACTCACTACACTGATCCGCGAACAAGCCTTAGCCTCTCGAAAGCTCCAATACAAAGAAATCTTATCAAAGCCAACACTCGAAAATTTTATTTTTAATGAAGCTGTAACAAAGGCTCATATTAATGCCTTAAATGGTGAGCCTCAACAGGTTTTTTTAGAACTTAGAGACCTTTTAAATTTGCAACGCAACCCAGAAATAAACCGCGTCCCCTCTATGCAAGAACAGAAAGCTTTCCAATTCCTTTTAGCCATTGCTGAGTTTAAAGGATTTTAAGAGGGGAAGTAAGACTTATAAGCCATTGGAGCTTTACAGCTTTTTTGCAAACAGGTGTCCCTATTATGTCTCTCTTAAATCCCATAATGCAAAAGTTCCAACTCTCTAGTGGGGAAGGTGGAACAGGAATAAGAAAGCTCGACATATCTGAAGGGGCTCCTCCTCTTTGAAAAAAAGGTTCAGATGGTTCTTTCTCTTCAGATGGGTTTTTATAGATAATGCAGTGGTAGTAATCCAACTGTAAACCAGTTATATTGATAGAGTGTGTTTTTAATGCTTCAGACATTTGATAAATCCTTGCTTTTATTATCAATTATTTCATTTGAATCGGAACTCCAACACATTGGAGATGAAAGCTCATAATCTTAGCCAAGAATAAGGAAGGACTATTTTTTATTTCAACTTTTTTATCGCCGTGGGTATGACTAAAAATTGTACTTGCTAAATTTATGCTTGATTGGATGTGGTGAGAGATAGAGCATCAAAATAAAGATTTAGTATAATATGCGCCTCCAAGGAAAATCCTAAAACCTCGGAGTGCCACTACCGTCAATTGAACTGAGGTTAGTAGCACTCCGGGTAAAAATAACAGGAGATAAAATTATGTTCAAAATACCCTTAAACTTCTTAAAAAACCAGTATTCATCCAGCCACCTGTGTGCTTATAGTAAAACCATAAAAGGCAAAAAAACACCATTTCCTAAATACCAAGGGAGTGAGCTTTTTGGTATAACGTCTCTATCGGACAAAGACTTTAAGCAGCTAATAACAGAAGGAACTAAGGAAATTAGTGCTTATAACCAAATGATTAGAGAAGCCAAGAAAGCCCAAGAGCTGCGTCAAAAGAACAAGGATGAGTAGTTACAAGCTTAAGATATTTTGGTAGATAAGGGCGCCAAGAGCAGCCCCTAACAAGGGGCCAATGATGGGAACCCAGGCGTAATCCCAATCGGAACTCCCCTTCCCTTGGATCGGAAAGAGGGAATGAACAAGGCGGGGCCCCAAATCGCGGGCGGGGTTAATGGCGTAGCCTGTAGGCCCACCGAGAGAAAGGCCAATGCTAAAGACGAGAAGACCAACAGCGAAGGGACCCACACCACTGGCGATTTCATTGTGGATGTTAAAGATACCAAGGACTCCGATTAGGAGAACAGCAGTCGCAATCACTTCGGTGACAAAATTCCATCGCTTAGCGCGAATGGCGGGCTGGGTGCAAAAAATGAGAAGTTTATGGGTTTTGTTGTCACTTTTTTCGAAGTGGAGAAAGTAAGAAGCCCAGACAAGGATC from Candidatus Neptunochlamydia vexilliferae harbors:
- a CDS encoding type II toxin-antitoxin system HipA family toxin, translated to MTVNKLYVYFMQGEKKIPLGTLALKQRKILFEYAPEFIETKLEISPFKLPLKRGVQQTEDFLFEGLFGVFNDSLPDGWGRLLLDRKLMTLGIHPETLSPLDRLSYVGQRGMGALIYEPEIEGALFLNHADLDAIAEEARQFEENDDDRFVDDLLAMNGSSAGARPKILIPINGEDWLIKFRSSVDPKDIGPIEYAYHLMAEKALLNVPEAKLFPSRKGPGYFGTKRFDRIEKKRVHMHTMSGLLHADFRLPSLDYKTIMKATAFLTKDLEECEKQFRAMVFNVLSHNRDDHAKNFSFLMDEEGSWSVAPPYDLTFSSGPAGEHSTMVAGEGKTPKRSNLLKVAELGSIAKERAVEIIEEVALATSNWETFAKEAGVNKTSLSLIKKNLSAIAKSL
- a CDS encoding MIP/aquaporin family protein, with product MSIFWGELLGTLLLILLGDGAVANVLLKKSKGEQSGWIVITAGWGFAVAMGVYAVGWATGGHINPAVTFGFAIVGKTPWNQVPTYIAGQMVGAILGAILVWASYFLHFEKSDNKTHKLLIFCTQPAIRAKRWNFVTEVIATAVLLIGVLGIFNIHNEIASGVGPFAVGLLVFSIGLSLGGPTGYAINPARDLGPRLVHSLFPIQGKGSSDWDYAWVPIIGPLLGAALGALIYQNILSL
- a CDS encoding helix-turn-helix domain-containing protein; protein product: MTLFLITPGEMSGHLAKRARGKRLALNLSQKTLSERSKVSLSVIKKFEKTGKISLQSLLKIALVLDALEPFKDLFGQKIADTSLETLLEEKERKRGRR